A single Pseudomonas sp. HN11 DNA region contains:
- a CDS encoding alpha-E domain-containing protein, which translates to MLSRTAADLYWMSRYLERAENLARMLEVSYSLSLMPQAGRSDGLDELAMSLLSSGTLDNYLERHKELDAERMLHFFALDEENPASLYNCLRAARGNAHAVRGRITADMWENLNATWLEMRSIAAGGLARHGISHFCDWVKQRSHLFRGATSGTIMRNDAYRFIRLGTFVERADNTLRLLDARYEMFGEESEEVSDLSARGYYQWSALLRALSSFEAYTELYPNALNARSVSELLLLRSDVPRSLHACIEELSHILADLPGSYGRTAQRLAAEFEARLRYTGIDEILEEGLHSRLTDFIDTVRELARAIHSSYLEMV; encoded by the coding sequence ATGTTGAGTAGAACCGCCGCAGATCTGTATTGGATGTCCCGCTACCTGGAGCGCGCCGAGAACCTGGCGCGCATGCTCGAAGTCAGTTATTCCCTGTCGTTGATGCCCCAAGCCGGGCGCAGCGACGGCCTGGATGAACTGGCCATGTCGTTGCTCAGCAGCGGCACCCTCGACAACTACCTTGAGCGCCATAAAGAGCTGGATGCCGAACGCATGCTGCACTTCTTCGCCCTAGATGAAGAAAACCCCGCCAGCCTCTACAACTGCCTGCGCGCCGCACGCGGCAATGCCCATGCGGTACGCGGGCGCATCACTGCCGACATGTGGGAAAACCTCAACGCCACCTGGCTGGAAATGCGCAGCATCGCCGCCGGCGGCCTGGCGCGGCATGGCATCAGCCACTTCTGTGACTGGGTCAAGCAGCGTTCGCACCTGTTCCGCGGGGCGACCTCCGGGACCATCATGCGCAATGACGCCTATCGGTTTATCCGCCTGGGCACCTTCGTCGAACGCGCCGACAACACCTTGCGCCTGCTGGATGCGCGCTACGAGATGTTTGGCGAGGAATCGGAAGAAGTCAGCGACTTGTCGGCACGTGGCTATTACCAGTGGAGCGCCCTGCTCCGCGCCTTGTCGTCATTTGAGGCGTATACCGAGCTTTACCCGAACGCATTGAATGCCCGCTCCGTGTCCGAATTGCTGCTGTTGCGCAGTGATGTGCCGCGTTCGTTGCATGCCTGTATCGAGGAATTGAGCCATATCCTGGCGGACCTGCCCGGCAGTTATGGGCGCACGGCACAGCGCTTGGCCGCTGAATTCGAAGCGCGACTGAGGTATACGGGGATCGATGAGATTCTTGAGGAAGGATTGCACAGCCGTCTAACCGACTTTATCGACACTGTACGCGAGTTGGCGCGGGCGATTCACAGCTCCTACCTGGAAATGGTCTAA
- a CDS encoding nuclear transport factor 2 family protein, whose product MSELTLTTAAAQTLQRWHALLANRDLKALPELLAPDAVFRSPMAHTPYPGAPVVSMILNTVINVFEDFIYHRELATGDGLSVVLEFSARVGDKQLKGIDLIRFNEHGQIIEFEVMIRPLSGLQALGDEMGRRLAPYLAKAKG is encoded by the coding sequence ATGTCCGAACTTACGCTCACCACCGCGGCTGCACAAACCCTGCAACGCTGGCACGCCCTGTTGGCCAATCGTGACCTCAAGGCCCTGCCCGAGCTGCTGGCGCCCGATGCAGTTTTCCGCTCGCCCATGGCCCATACGCCTTACCCCGGCGCGCCGGTGGTATCGATGATCCTCAATACGGTGATCAACGTCTTCGAAGACTTCATTTATCACCGCGAACTCGCCACCGGCGATGGCTTGAGTGTCGTGCTGGAATTCAGCGCGCGCGTGGGCGACAAGCAGCTCAAGGGTATCGACCTGATCCGCTTCAATGAACATGGGCAGATCATCGAGTTTGAAGTGATGATCCGCCCATTGAGCGGGCTGCAAGCCCTGGGTGATGAGATGGGTCGACGCCTGGCGCCTTACTTGGCCAAGGCGAAAGGTTGA
- the msrA gene encoding peptide-methionine (S)-S-oxide reductase MsrA, translating into MNVFKYLPALAFAAFVGQSSAFSFGASDDAVVIAPPALDLPATSGNLQTAVFAGGCFWGVQGVFQHVQGVKNAVSGYDGGAASTAQYEAVSEGDTGHAESVSVTYDPSKVSYGKLLQIYFSVAHNPTELDRQGPDTGTQYRSAIFAQNAEQQKVAQAYIAQLDEAKSFGKPIVTKIEMGKAFYPAESYHQDFLTQNPSYPYIVINDLPKVAQLKKLFPEQYSAEPVLVKNQ; encoded by the coding sequence ATGAATGTATTCAAATACCTGCCCGCACTGGCCTTCGCCGCCTTCGTCGGCCAAAGCTCAGCCTTCTCCTTTGGCGCCTCCGACGATGCTGTTGTCATCGCGCCACCGGCCCTGGACCTGCCTGCGACCTCAGGCAATCTGCAAACCGCCGTGTTCGCCGGTGGCTGCTTCTGGGGCGTGCAGGGGGTGTTCCAGCATGTGCAAGGGGTGAAAAACGCCGTGTCCGGCTATGACGGCGGGGCGGCGAGTACCGCGCAATATGAAGCTGTCAGCGAAGGCGATACCGGCCACGCCGAGTCAGTGTCCGTCACCTACGACCCAAGCAAAGTCAGCTACGGCAAGCTGCTGCAGATCTACTTCTCGGTCGCTCACAACCCTACCGAACTCGACCGCCAGGGTCCTGACACCGGCACCCAGTACCGTTCGGCGATCTTTGCGCAGAACGCCGAACAGCAAAAAGTCGCCCAGGCCTACATCGCGCAATTGGATGAGGCCAAATCCTTCGGCAAACCCATTGTCACGAAAATCGAGATGGGCAAGGCGTTCTACCCGGCGGAGTCCTACCATCAGGATTTTCTTACGCAGAACCCGTCCTACCCCTACATCGTGATCAATGACCTGCCGAAAGTGGCGCAACTGAAAAAGCTGTTCCCGGAGCAATACAGCGCGGAGCCGGTGCTGGTGAAAAACCAGTAA
- a CDS encoding cytochrome c biogenesis protein DipZ, whose amino-acid sequence MWLLVLAYLGGVLTIVSPCILPVLPFVFARTGQPFLRSGLPLLAGMAATFALVATLAAVGGGWVVQVNQYGRWLALLCVALFGLTLLLPHLSERLTRPLVAAGSRLSQAAGADAGPRPGASFLIGVATGLLWAPCAGPILGLVLTGAALQGASIGTTLLLLAYAAGAATSLALALLVGGKVFGFMKKSLGAGEWLRRGLGALMLAGVAAIALGLDTGVLSRLSTASTGGLEQRLVDRLSAKPVQQGGAMMMAANHSDTLPIEGALPPLDGAVQWLNSPPLTAEALKGKVVLVDFWTYSCINCLRTLPYVKAWAEKYRDQGLVVIGVHAPEFAFERDVNNVVKAMKDLAITYPVAIDNNYKIWRAFNNQYWPAHYFADAKGQIRYHHFGEGDYAEAERVIQQLLREAGVKNVAGGLIEADAKGVQQAPDMNEVQSPETYLGAQRAENFVKSGPLALNNWTLEGQWNVGDQQVTLDQVGGRIVYRFHARDLHLVLAPGADGKPVRFKVTIDGQAPGDAHGTDVAPDGSGTVTQQRLYQLVRQVGGVQDRTFTIEFLDPNVSAYAFTFG is encoded by the coding sequence ATGTGGCTTCTGGTGCTCGCTTACCTGGGCGGCGTGCTGACAATCGTCAGCCCGTGCATCCTGCCTGTTCTGCCTTTTGTCTTCGCTCGAACCGGGCAGCCGTTTTTGCGCAGTGGCTTGCCGCTGTTAGCGGGGATGGCGGCGACATTCGCCCTGGTGGCAACGCTCGCGGCGGTGGGCGGCGGTTGGGTGGTTCAAGTCAATCAATACGGTCGCTGGCTCGCGTTGCTGTGCGTTGCGCTGTTCGGCTTAACACTATTGTTGCCGCACCTGTCGGAACGTCTGACGCGCCCATTGGTGGCCGCCGGCAGTCGCCTGTCGCAAGCCGCCGGGGCAGACGCCGGACCGCGTCCGGGCGCGTCGTTTCTGATCGGCGTGGCCACCGGGTTGCTGTGGGCACCGTGCGCCGGGCCAATCCTGGGACTGGTGCTCACCGGCGCCGCGTTGCAGGGCGCCAGCATCGGCACTACCTTGCTCTTGCTGGCTTACGCCGCCGGTGCTGCCACCTCCCTCGCGCTGGCCTTGCTGGTCGGCGGTAAAGTCTTCGGCTTCATGAAAAAGTCCCTTGGCGCCGGTGAATGGCTGCGCCGGGGCCTGGGTGCGTTGATGCTGGCCGGTGTGGCTGCCATTGCGCTAGGTCTGGACACCGGCGTGCTCTCTCGGCTGTCGACTGCGTCTACCGGTGGCCTGGAGCAACGCCTGGTGGATCGCCTGAGTGCCAAGCCGGTGCAGCAGGGCGGCGCGATGATGATGGCTGCCAACCACAGCGACACCTTGCCCATCGAAGGCGCACTCCCACCGCTGGACGGCGCCGTGCAATGGCTCAACAGCCCGCCACTTACCGCCGAAGCGCTCAAGGGCAAGGTGGTGCTGGTGGATTTCTGGACCTACTCCTGCATCAACTGCCTGCGCACATTGCCGTACGTGAAAGCCTGGGCCGAAAAGTACCGCGACCAGGGCTTGGTGGTGATTGGCGTGCACGCACCGGAATTCGCCTTTGAACGCGACGTAAATAACGTGGTCAAGGCCATGAAGGACCTGGCCATCACCTACCCGGTGGCCATCGACAACAACTACAAGATCTGGCGTGCCTTCAACAACCAGTACTGGCCGGCTCATTACTTTGCCGATGCCAAGGGCCAGATCCGTTATCACCACTTCGGCGAGGGCGACTACGCCGAGGCGGAACGGGTGATCCAACAGTTGTTGCGTGAAGCCGGTGTCAAGAACGTTGCAGGCGGCCTGATCGAAGCCGACGCCAAGGGCGTGCAGCAAGCGCCGGACATGAACGAAGTGCAATCGCCGGAAACCTACCTGGGCGCCCAGCGTGCCGAGAACTTCGTCAAATCCGGCCCCTTGGCCCTGAACAACTGGACCCTGGAAGGCCAATGGAACGTCGGTGACCAGCAGGTCACCCTCGATCAGGTCGGCGGGCGCATCGTCTACCGTTTCCACGCCCGTGACCTGCATCTGGTGCTGGCCCCCGGCGCCGATGGCAAGCCGGTGCGCTTCAAAGTGACGATCGACGGCCAGGCCCCAGGCGATGCCCATGGCACAGACGTGGCGCCGGATGGCAGCGGCACTGTCACCCAACAGCGTTTGTACCAACTGGTCCGCCAAGTGGGTGGCGTGCAAGACCGCACCTTCACCATCGAATTCCTCGATCCCAATGTGTCGGCGTATGCCTTCACCTTTGGTTAA
- a CDS encoding response regulator transcription factor, giving the protein MDQPKRVLVVEDDAHIADLICLHLRDEHFQVVHSADGTEGLRLLEQGGWDALILDLMLPGVDGLEICRRARAMTRYTPIIITSARSSELHRILGLELGADDYLAKPFSMPELVARVKALLRRVDAMARNLKMDAGSLDLGQLFINPLTRDATLQGQRLDLTPREFDLLYFFARQPGKVFSRMDLLNAVWGYSHEGYEHTVNTHINRLRAKVETDPANPARILTVWGRGYKFAESPP; this is encoded by the coding sequence ATGGATCAGCCAAAACGTGTCCTGGTAGTCGAGGACGATGCCCATATCGCCGACCTGATCTGCCTGCACCTGCGTGATGAACACTTCCAAGTGGTGCACAGCGCCGACGGCACCGAAGGCCTGCGGTTGCTTGAGCAAGGCGGTTGGGATGCGCTGATCCTCGACCTGATGCTGCCCGGCGTCGACGGCCTGGAGATTTGCCGTCGCGCCCGCGCCATGACGCGCTACACACCGATCATCATCACCAGCGCGCGCTCCAGCGAACTGCACCGCATCCTCGGCCTGGAACTGGGCGCGGACGACTACCTGGCCAAGCCTTTTTCCATGCCGGAACTGGTTGCGCGTGTGAAGGCACTGTTGCGTCGTGTGGACGCCATGGCCCGCAACCTGAAGATGGACGCCGGCAGCCTTGATCTGGGCCAATTGTTCATCAATCCGCTGACCCGCGACGCCACCCTGCAAGGCCAACGCCTGGACCTCACCCCAAGGGAATTCGACCTGCTGTATTTCTTCGCGCGCCAGCCGGGTAAAGTGTTTTCGCGCATGGACCTGCTCAATGCGGTGTGGGGCTACAGCCACGAAGGCTACGAACACACAGTGAACACCCATATCAACCGCCTGCGCGCCAAGGTGGAAACCGACCCGGCCAACCCGGCACGCATCCTCACGGTGTGGGGTCGTGGCTACAAGTTTGCCGAGAGCCCGCCATGA
- a CDS encoding sensor histidine kinase, giving the protein MKLTLTQRLSVVFAVLLLICSGTSAWLQVRSNHMHELEVVQGLSRDLAAHIARDTQLMDADGLKPDAVRNLFSQLMLVNPSVEVYLLDIEGRVVGNAAPNGHMLRDRVDLEPIRRFLAGFMLPILGDDPRSVDGRKVFSAAPLMAGGQQTGFLYVVLLGEAHDEYDAKDATGMALKIALWSIGLVALLCLMAGLIAFAWITRPLRQLTDKVGQFDINGAPKAAKTAAPELTSGDEIAVLDHAFVQMENRLGEQWRAITHQDQERREMVANISHDLRTPLASLHGYLETLSLKDASLSPEERRRYLGIALDQSRKVGGLAQSLLELVRLEHGFVQPVIEGFSLSDVVQDIFQKFELTAEARGITLTATLPPQVPTVLADLGLIERVLTNLLDNALRHTPVNGEIEVTLAPETHAVAVTVSDSGPGIDAELREGLFLRAFTIGGARRDGGLGLRIVHRILQLHGRSIHLVDQPGRGATFTFSLETRASAR; this is encoded by the coding sequence ATGAAGCTGACCTTGACCCAGCGTCTGTCGGTGGTGTTCGCCGTACTACTACTGATTTGCAGCGGTACCTCGGCGTGGCTGCAGGTACGCTCCAACCACATGCACGAGTTAGAAGTGGTGCAAGGCCTGTCGCGCGACCTGGCGGCGCACATTGCCCGCGACACGCAGTTGATGGACGCAGACGGCCTCAAGCCCGACGCGGTGCGTAACCTGTTCAGCCAGTTGATGCTGGTCAACCCGAGTGTCGAGGTGTACCTGCTCGACATCGAAGGCCGCGTGGTCGGTAACGCCGCGCCCAATGGGCATATGTTGCGTGATCGGGTTGACCTCGAACCCATCCGTCGCTTCCTGGCGGGGTTCATGTTGCCAATCCTTGGGGATGACCCGCGCAGCGTTGATGGTCGAAAGGTGTTCAGCGCGGCGCCACTCATGGCCGGCGGCCAGCAGACCGGCTTTCTGTATGTGGTGCTGCTCGGCGAAGCCCACGATGAGTACGACGCCAAGGATGCCACCGGCATGGCGTTGAAGATTGCGCTGTGGTCCATCGGCCTGGTCGCCCTGCTCTGCTTGATGGCGGGCCTGATTGCGTTCGCCTGGATCACCCGGCCGCTGCGCCAGCTGACCGATAAAGTTGGCCAGTTCGACATCAATGGCGCGCCCAAAGCGGCGAAAACCGCTGCACCTGAACTCACCAGCGGCGATGAAATTGCCGTGCTCGACCACGCCTTCGTGCAAATGGAAAACCGCCTTGGCGAACAATGGCGCGCCATCACCCATCAGGATCAGGAGCGCCGCGAAATGGTCGCCAATATCTCCCACGACCTGCGCACGCCATTGGCCTCGCTGCATGGTTATCTGGAAACCTTGTCGCTCAAGGATGCCAGCCTGAGCCCCGAAGAGCGCCGCCGTTACCTCGGTATCGCCCTGGACCAGAGCCGCAAAGTCGGCGGCCTCGCCCAATCACTGCTGGAGCTGGTGCGCCTGGAGCATGGTTTTGTCCAGCCGGTGATCGAAGGTTTTTCACTGTCGGACGTGGTGCAGGACATTTTCCAGAAATTCGAACTGACCGCCGAAGCACGCGGCATCACCCTCACCGCGACCCTGCCGCCGCAAGTGCCAACAGTGCTGGCGGACCTGGGCCTGATCGAACGGGTACTGACCAACCTGCTGGATAACGCCCTGCGTCATACCCCGGTGAACGGCGAAATCGAGGTGACGCTGGCGCCGGAAACCCACGCCGTCGCCGTCACGGTCAGCGACAGCGGCCCAGGCATCGACGCCGAGCTGCGCGAAGGGTTGTTCCTGCGCGCGTTTACCATCGGCGGCGCCCGTCGGGACGGTGGGCTGGGCCTGCGTATTGTGCACCGCATCCTGCAATTGCATGGGCGTAGCATCCACCTGGTGGATCAACCGGGACGAGGGGCAACCTTCACGTTCTCCCTGGAAACCCGAGCATCAGCGCGTTGA
- a CDS encoding ATP-dependent DNA helicase produces the protein MSYSVAVRALCEFTAKVGDLDLRFTPSPSAQEGIAGHRTVASRRSQHYQNEVALEGEYQQLKVRGRADGYDPDANRLEEVKTYRGDFDAQPANHRQLHWAQVKVYGWLMCQKLNLSEIDLALVYFDIVGEGETVLNQRFQATELEPFFTQQCALFLGWAEQEMQHRQARNSAAQTLVFPHAGFRPGQRSLAESVYKAVSTGRCLMAQAPTGIGKTIGTIFPLLKALAPQQLDKLFFLTAKTPGRKLALDAAHVLHASAPDLPLRVLELVARDKACEYLDKACHGDSCPLAKGFYDRLPAARIAASKVRLLDQSKLRDVALAHDVCPYYLSQEMARWADLVVADYNYYFDFGAMLFGLGQLNQWRAAVLVDEAHNLVERARSMYSASLDQYNLKILRDTAPEPLRKPLQRLNREWNALHKDQLAPYQAYTARPEKLLQALSLCASAMGEYFNDHPESLSGDLQGFYFEVLQFGKVAELFNEHFIFDISKRQLSGKRSSSTLCLRNVVPAEFIRPRLTAARTSVLFSATLSPRHYYADLLGLPADTAWIDVESPFKAEQLQVHIVDAISTRFVHRHASLEPIVELIARQYMQQPGNYLAFFSSFDYLQQVAQLLAERHPQITLWQQSRGMAEAERQAFLDQFTEHSQGIGFAVLGGAFGEGIDLPGARLIGAFIATLGLPQLNPINEQMKLRMGAIFGDGYDYTYLYPGLQKVVQAAGRVIRSQQDQGVVMLIDDRFCEPRVRQLLPRWWAVA, from the coding sequence TTGAGCTACAGCGTTGCCGTGCGTGCGCTGTGCGAGTTCACGGCCAAGGTCGGTGACCTCGACCTGCGCTTTACACCGTCGCCCAGCGCCCAGGAAGGCATCGCCGGCCACCGTACCGTCGCCTCACGACGCAGTCAGCACTACCAGAATGAAGTGGCGCTGGAGGGCGAATACCAGCAACTCAAGGTGCGGGGCAGGGCAGATGGTTATGACCCGGACGCCAATCGCCTGGAAGAGGTGAAAACCTATCGAGGTGACTTCGACGCCCAGCCCGCCAACCATCGGCAATTGCATTGGGCCCAAGTCAAAGTGTATGGCTGGCTGATGTGCCAGAAGCTCAACCTGTCAGAGATCGACCTGGCGCTGGTGTACTTCGATATCGTCGGTGAAGGCGAGACGGTGCTCAACCAACGCTTTCAAGCCACCGAACTGGAACCGTTTTTCACTCAGCAATGCGCGCTGTTCCTCGGCTGGGCCGAGCAGGAAATGCAGCACCGCCAAGCACGCAACAGCGCCGCGCAAACCCTGGTGTTTCCCCATGCCGGCTTCCGTCCCGGCCAGCGTTCGCTTGCTGAGTCGGTGTACAAGGCAGTCAGCACCGGTCGTTGCCTGATGGCCCAGGCGCCTACCGGCATAGGCAAGACCATCGGCACGATTTTCCCGTTGCTCAAGGCTCTGGCACCCCAGCAACTGGACAAGTTGTTCTTCCTCACCGCCAAGACCCCCGGCCGCAAACTCGCCCTGGACGCCGCCCATGTCCTGCATGCCAGCGCCCCCGATTTGCCTCTGCGGGTGCTGGAACTGGTGGCGCGGGACAAAGCCTGCGAGTACCTGGACAAAGCCTGCCACGGCGACTCCTGTCCGTTGGCCAAAGGCTTCTACGACCGCTTGCCCGCCGCGCGCATTGCCGCATCCAAGGTGCGCCTGCTCGACCAGAGCAAACTGCGCGACGTTGCCCTGGCTCATGACGTGTGCCCGTATTACCTGAGTCAGGAAATGGCGCGCTGGGCCGACCTGGTAGTCGCCGACTACAACTACTATTTCGACTTTGGCGCCATGCTGTTCGGCCTGGGCCAGCTCAATCAGTGGCGTGCCGCAGTGCTGGTGGACGAGGCGCACAACTTGGTCGAACGTGCGCGCTCGATGTACAGCGCCAGCCTCGACCAGTACAACCTCAAGATCCTGCGCGATACAGCGCCCGAGCCTTTGAGGAAACCTTTACAGCGCCTCAACCGTGAATGGAACGCGCTGCACAAGGACCAACTCGCGCCATACCAGGCCTACACCGCCCGCCCCGAAAAACTGTTGCAGGCCCTGAGCCTGTGCGCCAGCGCCATGGGTGAATACTTCAACGATCACCCCGAGTCCCTCAGCGGCGACCTGCAAGGTTTTTACTTCGAGGTACTGCAATTCGGCAAGGTCGCCGAGCTGTTCAACGAACACTTCATTTTCGACATCAGCAAGCGTCAGCTCAGCGGCAAGCGCAGCAGTTCGACCCTGTGCCTGCGCAATGTGGTGCCCGCCGAGTTCATCCGCCCACGGTTGACGGCAGCCCGCACCAGCGTGCTGTTTTCCGCGACCCTGAGCCCCCGTCATTACTATGCCGACTTACTGGGGCTGCCAGCTGATACGGCGTGGATCGATGTGGAGTCGCCGTTCAAGGCCGAGCAATTGCAGGTGCACATCGTCGATGCAATCTCCACGCGTTTCGTCCATCGGCACGCCTCGTTGGAGCCTATCGTTGAGCTGATTGCCCGCCAGTACATGCAACAGCCTGGCAACTACCTGGCCTTTTTCTCAAGTTTTGATTATCTGCAACAGGTGGCGCAGTTGCTGGCCGAGCGGCACCCGCAGATCACGCTGTGGCAACAGTCTCGCGGCATGGCCGAGGCTGAGCGTCAGGCCTTTCTCGACCAATTCACCGAGCACAGCCAGGGCATTGGATTCGCCGTGTTGGGTGGCGCGTTCGGCGAAGGTATCGATTTGCCCGGTGCCCGTTTGATCGGCGCGTTCATTGCCACGCTCGGGTTGCCCCAGCTAAACCCGATCAATGAGCAGATGAAACTGCGCATGGGCGCGATATTCGGTGACGGTTACGACTACACCTACCTGTATCCCGGCCTCCAGAAAGTGGTGCAGGCGGCGGGCCGGGTGATTCGCAGCCAGCAGGATCAAGGCGTGGTGATGTTGATCGATGACCGATTTTGTGAGCCACGGGTACGTCAATTGTTGCCGCGCTGGTGGGCTGTCGCTTGA
- a CDS encoding VRR-NUC domain-containing protein has protein sequence MANPLEDPLYYLHNFRQVLHWLGQRYADLLDADEQHFIQQFDRLPQASQALLVRMVMRKGVHFRAGKLNYLEIGCAHAAAAPLVVLGWVDNNGLLAIEELFALLQKGEILGTFRPWIEQPKGKKTDWLEELAAQFTDSRSFATWCPELADTLYSLTVMQLCDRLRLMFFGNLHQDWSEFVLADLGIYTYEKVEFCAQSRGLRSRDDVHGFLFLHQCQQAFENGEALEDVLARVASLNTDNPWLEKRRAKLLFQVGQYCERVAELVLAEQIYRSCAYPGARSRLIRVLERQENYEQAMALANAAQQAPQSAAEQQHLLRVVPRLRRKLGEPALPKVKPRQVTRLDLALALPQPLMSVEYCVQAHLSEPDGPVHYVENGLINSLFGLLCWEAVFAPLPGAFFHPFQRGPADLHSEDFHQRRASLFAACFEQLQDERYKTTIRQRYSEKWGIQSPFVFWNLLSEELLEQALACLPADHLRYWFERLLLDIRANRAGMPDLIQFWPAQKTYRMIEVKGPGDRLQDNQLRWLEFCGEYQMPVTVCYVRWAQSA, from the coding sequence ATGGCCAATCCCCTTGAAGACCCGCTCTATTACCTGCATAACTTCCGCCAGGTCCTGCATTGGCTGGGGCAACGCTATGCCGACCTGCTCGATGCAGACGAACAGCATTTCATTCAGCAATTTGACAGGTTGCCGCAGGCGTCCCAGGCACTGTTAGTGCGGATGGTGATGCGCAAGGGTGTACATTTTCGTGCGGGAAAGCTCAATTACCTGGAGATCGGCTGCGCCCACGCGGCCGCCGCGCCATTGGTAGTGTTGGGTTGGGTCGACAACAATGGCCTGCTGGCGATTGAAGAGCTGTTTGCGTTGCTGCAAAAAGGCGAGATTCTCGGCACATTCAGACCTTGGATCGAACAGCCCAAGGGCAAGAAAACCGATTGGCTGGAAGAGCTGGCGGCGCAATTCACCGACAGCCGCAGTTTTGCCACCTGGTGTCCCGAGCTTGCTGACACGCTGTACAGCCTCACCGTGATGCAATTGTGTGATCGTCTGCGCCTGATGTTCTTCGGCAACCTGCATCAGGACTGGTCGGAGTTCGTGCTGGCTGACCTGGGCATCTACACCTACGAAAAAGTCGAGTTCTGCGCGCAATCCCGTGGCCTGCGCAGCCGTGATGATGTGCACGGCTTTCTGTTCCTGCATCAGTGCCAGCAGGCCTTTGAAAACGGTGAAGCGCTGGAGGACGTACTGGCCCGGGTCGCATCCTTGAACACCGACAACCCCTGGCTGGAAAAACGCCGGGCCAAGTTGTTGTTCCAAGTGGGTCAATATTGCGAGCGCGTTGCCGAATTGGTGCTGGCGGAACAGATTTATCGCAGTTGCGCTTACCCCGGTGCCCGCTCACGGTTGATACGCGTGCTGGAGCGCCAGGAAAATTATGAGCAAGCCATGGCCCTGGCGAATGCTGCACAACAAGCCCCGCAAAGCGCTGCCGAACAGCAGCACTTGCTGCGTGTTGTTCCACGCCTGCGCCGTAAACTGGGCGAGCCAGCCTTGCCCAAGGTCAAGCCACGGCAAGTCACTCGCCTGGATCTGGCCCTTGCGCTACCACAACCGTTGATGTCAGTGGAGTACTGCGTGCAGGCTCACCTCAGCGAGCCCGATGGCCCGGTGCACTACGTGGAAAACGGTTTGATCAATTCGCTGTTTGGGCTGCTGTGTTGGGAGGCGGTTTTTGCGCCGCTGCCGGGTGCATTTTTCCACCCGTTCCAGCGTGGGCCAGCGGACTTGCACAGCGAAGACTTTCATCAGCGACGGGCGTCGCTGTTCGCCGCGTGTTTCGAGCAATTGCAGGATGAGCGCTACAAAACCACGATCCGCCAGCGCTACAGCGAAAAGTGGGGGATCCAGTCACCCTTTGTATTCTGGAACCTGCTCAGTGAGGAGCTGCTGGAGCAGGCTTTGGCTTGCCTGCCCGCCGACCATTTGCGCTACTGGTTTGAACGGCTGTTGCTGGACATCCGCGCCAACCGCGCCGGTATGCCCGACCTGATCCAGTTCTGGCCCGCGCAAAAGACTTACCGCATGATCGAGGTCAAGGGCCCTGGCGATCGCCTGCAGGACAACCAATTGCGCTGGCTTGAGTTCTGCGGCGAATACCAGATGCCCGTGACGGTCTGCTATGTGCGCTGGGCACAATCCGCTTGA